A window of Bufo gargarizans isolate SCDJY-AF-19 chromosome 9, ASM1485885v1, whole genome shotgun sequence contains these coding sequences:
- the LOC122946019 gene encoding HLA class II histocompatibility antigen, DR alpha chain-like: MSPRKLLTLGLLCILYVHTSQAVKVENILTQSNYFQTLEPTGEFMFQFDGDEIFHVDLQRKETKWRLPQFGEVASFDTAGALQNIGILKYNLDICEKMSNYTKAKSVARDDIHIYTEKPLVLGEPVTLVCLATQFFPPVIKMSWLKNNEPVTVGVTETVYYPASDGSFSKFLYLATVPQKGDVYTCSVEHDGLSVNPTNKFWYPEVPSHISHSSKNIICGLGLAFGIFGIVVGIVLIFKGRKNMNKARGH, encoded by the exons ATGTCTCCCAGAAAACTCCTCACTCTGGGGCTCCTGTGTATATTGTATGTGCACACCAGCCAAGCAGTGAAAG TTGAAAACATATTGACTCAGTCAAACTACTTCCAGACTCTGGAGCCAACAGGGGAGTTCATGTTTCAGTTTGATGGCGATGAGATATTCCACGTTGACTTGCAGCGTAAAGAAACAAAATGGAGGCTGCCGCAGTTTGGAGAGGTGGCCAGTTTTGATACAGCTGGAGCTCTGCAGAATATCGGTATTTTGAAATATAATCTTGACATTTGTGAGAAAATGTCAAACTACACAAAAGCAAAAAGTG TGGCTAGAGacgacatacatatatatacagagaagCCGCTGGTTCTGGGTGAGCCTGTCACCTTGGTCTGCCTCGCCACCCAGTTCTTTCCCCCTGTCATTAAGATGAGCTGGCTGAAGAATAACGAGCCGGTGACAGTCGGTGTGACAGAGACTGTCTATTATCCTGCATCAGACGGGTCCTTCAGCAAATTCCTCTACTTAGCTACTGTTCCTCAAAAGGGCGATGTGTACACCTGTTCTGTGGAGCACGACGGACTCTCTGTCAACCCCACCAACAAGTTCTGGT ATCCTGAAGTTCCCAGCCATATTTCGCATTCATCTAAGAACATTATATGCGGCCTAGGGCTCGCTTTTGGGATATTTGGAATTGTTGTTGGCATTGTGCTGATATTTAAAGGGAGGAAGAACATGAATAAGGCAAGAGGGCACTAA